The following proteins are encoded in a genomic region of Sparus aurata chromosome 11, fSpaAur1.1, whole genome shotgun sequence:
- the tbxa2r gene encoding thromboxane A2 receptor isoform X1, which translates to MDFSTPPLKNFTPVCYSINNPPFNYTSPVASKYFSAVFTALGLTSNLIAFIALFKSFRRTHSRSRSFFLIFLGGLVVTDFMGLLVTGSIVISFHITGFDWRKLDPNCHFCNFMGMSMVFYGLCPLLLGAAMAVERFMGINCPFARTTSMPKGRTVSMVLMVWFIAGCISLLPLIGVGSYHMQIPGSWCFFNISAEGNDMAFSLLFSLVGLTSIAVSFLLNTVSVVTLIKVCCGQGKTQRRRDHEVEMMIQLIFIMVIASICWCPLLVFIAQTVLSGGRLQIRYLLLWIRFATWNQILDPWVYILFRRAVLKRIYPRFDMHRDSIMSLYPSFRDTVRRFTRPSLASALGSDDSGEMDKSNVTSTQKEPAPCP; encoded by the exons ATGGATTTCTCAACCCCGCCTCTCAAAAACTTTACCCCAGTCTGCTACTCCATCAACAACCCTCCATTCAATTACACGTCCCCAGTCGCCTCAAAATACTTCTCAGCCGTCTTTACCGCACTGGGTCTCACCTCCAATCTCATCGCCTTCATTGCTCTCTTCAAGTCCTTCCGGCGGACGCACAGCCGCTCGCGCTCCTTCTTCCTGATTTTCCTGGGCGGCCTGGTGGTCACTGACTTCATGGGTCTTCTGGTCACAGGCTCGATCGTGATCTCCTTCCACATCACAGGTTTTGATTGGCGCAAGTTAGATCCGAACTGCCACTTCTGCAACTTCATGGGAATGTCCATGGTCTTCTATGGACTGTGCCCACTGCTGCTTGGTGCCGCCATGGCCGTGGAGCGCTTCATGGGCATCAACTGTCCATTTGCACGCACCACCAGCATGCCCAAGGGCCGGACAGTGTCCATGGTGCTGATGGTGTGGTTCATCGCCGGCTGCATATCTTTGCTGCCCCTTATCGGCGTTGGAAGCTATCACATGCAGATACCTGGCTCCTGGTGTTTTTTCAACATAAGCGCTGAGGGAAACGACATGGCCTTCTCCCTGCTCTTCTCCCTGGTCGGGCTGACCAGCATCGCTGTGTCGTTTTTGCTGAACACGGTGAGCGTGGTGACCCTGATCAAGGTGTGCTGTGGACAGGGCAAGACACAGCGCCGCCGAGATCATGAAGTGGAGATGATGATTCAGCTCATCTTCATCATGGTCATCGCTTCTATCTGCTGGTGCCCCCTACTG GTCTTTATCGCACAAACTGTGCTATCCGGTGGTCGGCTCCAAATCAGATACCTGCTGCTGTGGATACGCTTCGCAACCTGGAACCAGATCCTGGACCCGTGGGTATACATCCTGTTTCGCCGGGCAGTACTCAAGAGAATCTACCCCCGTTTCGACATGCATCGGGACTCCATCATGAGCTTGTACCCGTCTTTCAGAGACACCGTCCGCAGGTTCACTCGCCCCTCGCTCGCGAGCGCTCTGGGCTCGGATGACTCAGGAGAGATGGACAAATCAAATGTCACATCTACACAGAAGGAGCCAGCTCCTTGTCCGTGA
- the tbxa2r gene encoding thromboxane A2 receptor isoform X2: MDFSTPPLKNFTPVCYSINNPPFNYTSPVASKYFSAVFTALGLTSNLIAFIALFKSFRRTHSRSRSFFLIFLGGLVVTDFMGLLVTGSIVISFHITGFDWRKLDPNCHFCNFMGMSMVFYGLCPLLLGAAMAVERFMGINCPFARTTSMPKGRTVSMVLMVWFIAGCISLLPLIGVGSYHMQIPGSWCFFNISAEGNDMAFSLLFSLVGLTSIAVSFLLNTVSVVTLIKVCCGQGKTQRRRDHEVEMMIQLIFIMVIASICWCPLLIHTLMCVMTGERVGTETVLFCIRLATCNQIFDPWIYIMCKVSRLRSLSHKLCYPVVGSKSDTCCCGYASQPGTRSWTRGYTSCFAGQYSRESTPVSTCIGTPS; this comes from the exons ATGGATTTCTCAACCCCGCCTCTCAAAAACTTTACCCCAGTCTGCTACTCCATCAACAACCCTCCATTCAATTACACGTCCCCAGTCGCCTCAAAATACTTCTCAGCCGTCTTTACCGCACTGGGTCTCACCTCCAATCTCATCGCCTTCATTGCTCTCTTCAAGTCCTTCCGGCGGACGCACAGCCGCTCGCGCTCCTTCTTCCTGATTTTCCTGGGCGGCCTGGTGGTCACTGACTTCATGGGTCTTCTGGTCACAGGCTCGATCGTGATCTCCTTCCACATCACAGGTTTTGATTGGCGCAAGTTAGATCCGAACTGCCACTTCTGCAACTTCATGGGAATGTCCATGGTCTTCTATGGACTGTGCCCACTGCTGCTTGGTGCCGCCATGGCCGTGGAGCGCTTCATGGGCATCAACTGTCCATTTGCACGCACCACCAGCATGCCCAAGGGCCGGACAGTGTCCATGGTGCTGATGGTGTGGTTCATCGCCGGCTGCATATCTTTGCTGCCCCTTATCGGCGTTGGAAGCTATCACATGCAGATACCTGGCTCCTGGTGTTTTTTCAACATAAGCGCTGAGGGAAACGACATGGCCTTCTCCCTGCTCTTCTCCCTGGTCGGGCTGACCAGCATCGCTGTGTCGTTTTTGCTGAACACGGTGAGCGTGGTGACCCTGATCAAGGTGTGCTGTGGACAGGGCAAGACACAGCGCCGCCGAGATCATGAAGTGGAGATGATGATTCAGCTCATCTTCATCATGGTCATCGCTTCTATCTGCTGGTGCCCCCTACTG atacacacactgatgtgCGTGATGACTGGTGAGCGCGTAGGAACTGAAACTGTTTTGTTCTGCATACGACTGGCCACCTGCAATCAGATATTTGACCCCTGGATATACATCATGTGTAAAGTTTCCCGGCTAAG GTCTTTATCGCACAAACTGTGCTATCCGGTGGTCGGCTCCAAATCAGATACCTGCTGCTGTGGATACGCTTCGCAACCTGGAACCAGATCCTGGACCCGTGGGTATACATCCTGTTTCGCCGGGCAGTACTCAAGAGAATCTACCCCCGTTTCGACATGCATCGGGACTCCATCATGA